Proteins from a genomic interval of Oceanispirochaeta crateris:
- a CDS encoding Gfo/Idh/MocA family protein produces the protein MRVLQGGIVGAGKDSFIGFVHRAGACLMGESEIKAGVFSSNPQKSKDRGKELGLNPERVYSDYKDMIRGELSRPASDRIDFVIIASPNSSHYDLTMAFLEAGIHVFSDKPMAISMEQASKIKKKTEETGLLYALTHGYTGYAMTKQARFLVESGALGKIIRIVVEYTQGWLSPLVENPELFNTWHLNPEISGPSCTMMDVGIHALNLIQTITGLVPHEVCADLGSTIQGNALDDQGTVLIHFEDQARGILHASQVSSGEGNALRIRVYGSRAGLSWDQEYPETLELMNGDGTSTIYKKGTPALCGDAKMAARLPAGHPEGLISAFANIYNSGFRYIRGESVLPGRDFPNASQGVLGLSFIEAIIKNNEDMEKWTPLRSL, from the coding sequence ATGAGAGTATTACAAGGTGGAATAGTTGGTGCCGGAAAAGACTCCTTCATCGGTTTTGTGCATAGAGCTGGTGCTTGTCTGATGGGTGAGTCTGAAATCAAGGCTGGTGTTTTCTCCAGTAATCCTCAGAAGAGTAAAGATAGGGGAAAGGAACTTGGACTAAATCCAGAAAGAGTCTATTCAGATTACAAAGATATGATTCGTGGAGAATTGTCCAGACCTGCTTCAGACCGCATCGACTTCGTTATAATTGCCTCCCCTAATAGCAGCCATTATGATTTGACAATGGCTTTCCTTGAGGCCGGTATCCATGTTTTTTCAGATAAACCCATGGCAATTTCAATGGAACAAGCATCAAAAATTAAGAAAAAGACAGAGGAGACAGGTCTCCTTTATGCTCTTACCCATGGTTATACGGGTTATGCTATGACGAAACAGGCTCGGTTTCTGGTAGAATCAGGTGCACTTGGTAAAATTATCAGAATCGTTGTGGAGTATACTCAAGGATGGTTATCTCCATTAGTCGAAAATCCAGAGCTTTTTAATACCTGGCATTTGAATCCGGAAATTTCAGGTCCTTCCTGCACAATGATGGATGTGGGTATCCATGCTCTAAATCTCATTCAGACCATTACGGGCCTTGTTCCCCATGAGGTCTGCGCGGATCTTGGGAGTACTATTCAAGGGAACGCCCTAGATGACCAGGGCACAGTTCTTATTCATTTTGAGGATCAAGCACGAGGTATCCTTCATGCTTCCCAGGTCTCTTCGGGAGAGGGGAATGCCCTGAGGATCAGAGTCTATGGAAGCAGGGCTGGTTTGTCCTGGGATCAGGAATATCCAGAGACTCTGGAGTTAATGAACGGAGATGGAACCAGCACGATTTATAAGAAGGGTACGCCGGCTTTATGTGGAGATGCCAAAATGGCCGCGCGTTTACCTGCTGGTCATCCAGAAGGCCTTATTTCAGCATTTGCTAACATCTATAATAGTGGCTTTCGCTATATAAGAGGCGAGTCTGTCCTTCCCGGGCGTGATTTTCCAAATGCCTCTCAGGGTGTTCTTGGCCTCTCGTTCATTGAGGCTATTATTAAAAACAATGAAGACATGGAAAAATGGACACCCCTTAGATCCCTTTGA
- a CDS encoding sugar phosphate isomerase/epimerase family protein has product MNMIKGPAIFLAQFVGDKPPFDNLNHITEWAQSLGYKGVQIPANEKNLIDIDLASQSKTYCDDLKGQCHGLEITELATHIFGQLVAVNPAYDELFDGFTEPSLRGKPQERQSWAVQKMINAVKASANLGLKVMPSFSGALMWPLFYPWPQRPEGLVEQGFRSLSKLWKPILDVADEYGVDIAFEIHPGEDLHDGLSFEAFLEATGNHPRVNILYDPSHFILQCLDYLQFIDIYGDRIKAFHVKDAEFHPTGRQGVYGGYSSWQNRAGRFRSLGDGQVDFKQVFTKLTEVGYDSWAVLEWECCIKSSVQGAAEGAPFIQSMIIDPAGKAFDDFAGTSINRETINRILGVIQ; this is encoded by the coding sequence ATGAATATGATTAAAGGACCGGCTATTTTTCTGGCACAGTTTGTGGGAGATAAGCCCCCCTTTGATAATTTGAACCATATTACAGAGTGGGCTCAATCTCTTGGTTACAAGGGTGTTCAGATTCCTGCAAATGAAAAGAACCTGATAGACATTGATCTTGCCTCTCAATCAAAGACATATTGTGATGATTTGAAAGGGCAATGCCATGGACTGGAAATTACGGAACTGGCAACGCATATCTTTGGACAGCTTGTTGCAGTCAATCCGGCATATGATGAACTTTTTGATGGATTCACCGAACCATCTTTGAGGGGTAAGCCTCAGGAGAGGCAGAGCTGGGCAGTACAAAAGATGATCAATGCGGTGAAAGCCTCTGCAAATCTCGGTTTGAAGGTGATGCCCAGTTTTAGCGGTGCTCTTATGTGGCCTCTCTTCTACCCGTGGCCTCAACGGCCTGAAGGCCTTGTTGAGCAAGGTTTTCGGTCTCTTTCCAAGCTATGGAAGCCAATTTTGGATGTAGCTGATGAATACGGAGTGGATATTGCATTTGAGATTCATCCCGGTGAAGATTTGCATGACGGTTTAAGTTTTGAAGCTTTTTTAGAAGCCACTGGAAATCATCCTCGTGTCAATATCTTGTATGACCCATCCCATTTTATACTCCAATGTCTGGATTATCTTCAGTTTATTGATATATATGGAGACAGGATCAAGGCATTCCATGTGAAGGATGCTGAGTTCCATCCAACGGGTCGCCAGGGTGTATACGGAGGGTATTCATCTTGGCAGAATAGAGCGGGACGGTTTCGGAGTTTAGGGGATGGGCAGGTTGATTTTAAGCAGGTTTTTACGAAGTTGACAGAAGTAGGATACGATTCCTGGGCTGTTCTTGAATGGGAGTGCTGTATTAAGAGTTCGGTTCAGGGGGCAGCCGAAGGAGCTCCCTTTATACAGTCTATGATTATTGATCCTGCTGGAAAAGCTTTTGATGATTTTGCAGGAACATCTATCAATCGGGAGACGATTAATCGAATACTGGGAGTGATTCAATGA
- a CDS encoding substrate-binding domain-containing protein — MKRILSVTMVLMLFAGAFMITGCAKEEAPMAAAAPAPAAEAAPVMEKSYSGKIGVSLPTATHGYMGRVNWWVQKSVKDWEEKHPELEFLVVSADSVTKQASDIEDLMIKEIDALVCFPFDSSLTAVIEKAYNAGIYTVVLDRGATKPVYDVYISNDDEGYTREGTKWIAEQLGNKGKIVIIEGIPSVINSIRVDTIKETAAKYGLEVLDSQPGMWNPEKALAVMENYLQKYPEIDAVYTADDDMMKGALQAYKESGRDDIKIFLGGGADKEILKMIMDDSNPLVKANVTYPPDCIATAVGLAVLGLNDQVFEGFYQKKLPIRIILAAELVTKENADQYYVEDELNFQ; from the coding sequence ATGAAAAGGATCTTGTCTGTAACGATGGTTCTCATGCTGTTTGCCGGGGCATTTATGATCACCGGCTGTGCTAAAGAGGAAGCCCCTATGGCTGCTGCAGCACCGGCTCCTGCAGCTGAGGCTGCTCCGGTTATGGAAAAAAGCTATAGCGGTAAGATTGGGGTCTCACTGCCTACGGCAACACATGGTTATATGGGCCGCGTAAACTGGTGGGTACAGAAATCAGTTAAAGATTGGGAAGAAAAACATCCAGAACTGGAGTTCCTTGTTGTCTCTGCCGATAGCGTGACAAAACAGGCTTCTGATATTGAAGACTTGATGATCAAAGAGATTGACGCTCTTGTCTGCTTTCCCTTTGACTCATCTCTGACAGCGGTTATTGAAAAAGCATATAACGCCGGTATTTATACTGTTGTACTGGACCGGGGTGCCACAAAACCAGTCTATGACGTTTACATCTCGAATGATGATGAAGGCTATACTCGTGAAGGTACCAAATGGATCGCCGAGCAGCTTGGAAATAAAGGAAAGATCGTTATCATCGAGGGTATACCTAGTGTAATCAATAGTATTCGAGTTGATACCATCAAAGAAACAGCAGCCAAATATGGATTGGAAGTTCTTGATTCCCAGCCCGGAATGTGGAATCCAGAAAAAGCCCTTGCGGTAATGGAGAATTATCTGCAGAAATATCCGGAGATTGATGCAGTGTATACAGCCGATGATGACATGATGAAAGGGGCTCTTCAGGCATATAAAGAGTCAGGCCGGGATGATATTAAGATCTTTCTTGGCGGTGGAGCTGATAAGGAGATCCTGAAAATGATCATGGATGATTCAAATCCCTTGGTTAAAGCCAATGTTACTTATCCACCAGACTGTATTGCAACTGCCGTTGGTCTTGCTGTCTTGGGACTTAATGATCAGGTTTTCGAGGGTTTTTATCAGAAAAAACTTCCTATACGCATCATTTTGGCAGCAGAATTGGTCACCAAAGAAAATGCTGATCAATACTATGTTGAAGATGAATTGAATTTCCAATAG
- a CDS encoding NAD(P)-dependent oxidoreductase has translation MDKKKVVAAPHPQRLDLIFPGKLMAQLKKMVQLEFLGDGPVDYQRLDEHLDGAVALIGQMDLPAERLKKAPDLKAIFNVEGNFYQNIDYDYCFKKNIHVLNCGGAYSQAVAEMSLGMALDLCRGITREDRRFREGQEVYLADGCRDSLLLSGSEVGFIGFGNLGRAMVKLLEPFHCSVKIFDPWIPDSIIEEAGCIPATLDEVLKTTRFIFVFAGVTKENQGFLNRKKLEMIHKDAFFLLMSRAAVVDFEALCELTAQGAFTAATDVFPIEPLAVSHPARNNDHLLLSAHRAGGIPQAFSLIGRMVLDDMDLILRGLPPVRMQRAQWETVKSFASKPAG, from the coding sequence ATGGATAAGAAGAAAGTCGTGGCAGCTCCCCATCCTCAAAGGTTAGATCTTATTTTTCCGGGGAAGTTGATGGCACAACTCAAAAAGATGGTTCAGTTAGAGTTCCTCGGTGACGGTCCAGTGGATTATCAACGTCTTGATGAACATCTAGATGGGGCTGTCGCGCTAATCGGCCAGATGGATCTGCCTGCAGAACGTTTGAAGAAGGCTCCAGATCTTAAAGCTATTTTCAATGTGGAAGGGAATTTTTATCAGAACATTGATTATGACTACTGCTTTAAAAAGAATATTCACGTACTCAACTGCGGTGGTGCCTACTCACAAGCGGTTGCTGAGATGTCTCTGGGGATGGCTCTTGACTTATGCCGCGGGATCACACGGGAAGATCGGCGGTTCCGGGAAGGTCAGGAGGTTTATTTGGCCGATGGATGCCGGGATTCGCTGTTGTTATCCGGCTCCGAGGTCGGGTTTATTGGCTTCGGAAATCTGGGCCGGGCTATGGTGAAATTGCTGGAACCTTTTCATTGTTCCGTAAAAATTTTTGATCCCTGGATTCCAGATAGCATCATAGAGGAGGCGGGCTGTATTCCCGCTACACTGGATGAGGTCTTGAAAACGACTCGTTTTATCTTTGTCTTTGCGGGAGTAACGAAGGAAAATCAAGGCTTCTTAAACCGGAAAAAGCTGGAAATGATCCATAAGGATGCCTTTTTTCTTTTGATGAGCCGTGCAGCTGTGGTTGATTTTGAAGCTCTATGTGAACTTACAGCACAGGGTGCCTTTACAGCTGCAACGGATGTTTTTCCAATAGAGCCTCTGGCTGTGTCCCATCCTGCCCGGAACAACGATCATCTTCTGCTGTCTGCTCATAGAGCAGGAGGAATACCTCAGGCTTTTAGTCTTATCGGAAGGATGGTTCTTGATGATATGGACTTGATACTTCGGGGATTACCCCCAGTGAGGATGCAGAGGGCACAATGGGAAACAGTCAAGAGTTTTGCCAGCAAGCCCGCAGGATAA